A genomic stretch from Schistosoma haematobium chromosome 4, whole genome shotgun sequence includes:
- the PCDH1_1 gene encoding Protocadherin-1 (EggNog:ENOG410V7II~COG:U~SECRETED:SignalP(1-21)) — MIYSILYIINCLQALFTCCELNISPLFNFWIEENIEKGTFIGRLSLSSSTSSSLSPTETAIADTSVSSIALTPMDLKYTSSYTCVYTSLAQQPISNYFHIDSNDGSIYALRKIDREALCDEYSLLERVKKHTIDRIKTDQHSLNNNTIDIDKLNGNQSKAETFKTTTTRTDNSRYYRNVNHELDMVSQPMTTSVCQVKFQVLISDTTGLKSKNNVLQDVQITISDINDNEPKFDLQNFSLKIPETSPIDAEFRLPQATDRDTSVNGISEYRLVPCIDKKDNEKFTLYPYSCHKPMTTLKQIYSNINIFINQHDRRLSTEYNEESLQKNYAGDYFMLKTYSRSNGKLQPILKQIRLLDREQFQWLYLCLIAVDGGGQQGATCGYIEIIDANDNVPQWIGLPYKASISECEQDYQQAYIDSSSNNNNYNMFRSQISSLRYLYTLKAMDTDSGIYGQITYRLAQDNNFESAKTHNHKPKYFVQ, encoded by the coding sequence ATGATTTACTCAATcttgtacattataaattgtttACAAGCATTATTTACTTGTTGTGAATTGAATATATCGCCTTTATTTAACTTTTGGATTgaagaaaatattgaaaaaggTACTTTTATTGGCAGGCTATCAttgtcatcatcaacatcatcatcgtTATCGCCAACAGAAACAGCGATAGCAGATACTTCAGTATCATCGATTGCCTTAACTCCAATGGATTTAAAATATACATCTTCATATACCTGTGTCTATACTAGTTTAGCTCAACAGCCTATTTCAAACTATTTTCATATTGATTCCAATGATGGTTCTATATATGCCCTAAGAAAAATCGATCGTGAAGCTTTATGTGATGAATATAGTTTATTAGAACGTGTTAAAAAACATACTATAGATAGGATAAAAACTGATCAACACTCATTGAATAACAATACTATCGACATTGATAAACTCAATGGAAATCAATCGAAAGCTGAAACTTTCAAGACAACAACTACTAGAACAGATAATTCCAGATACTACAGGAATGTTAATCACGAACTTGATATGGTGAGTCAGCCAATGACAACAAGCGTATGTCAAGTTAAATTCCAAGTACTTATCAGTGATACTACTGGGTTAAAATCAAAAAATAATGTATTGCAAGATGTACAAATTACAATATCTGATATAAATGATAATGAGCCAAAATTTGACTTACaaaatttttcattaaaaataccTGAAACTTCTCCAATTGATGCGGAATTTCGTTTACCACAAGCAACTGATCGAGATACTAGTGTGAATGGAATATCAGAATATCGATTGGTTCCATGTATTGATAAAAAAGATAATGAGAAATTTACATTATATCCTTATTCTTGTCATAAGCCTATGACAACTCTAAAACAGATATATTCAAacatcaatatatttattaaccAACATGACAGGAGATTATCCACTGAATACAATGAAGAATCTTTACAAAAAAACTATGCTGGCGATTATTTCATGCTAAAAACGTATTCAAGATCTAATGGAAAACTACAAccaattttaaaacaaattcgTCTTCTTGACAGAGAACAATTTCAGTGGCTATATCTGTGTTTGATAGCTGTAGATGGTGGTGGTCAACAAGGCGCTACATGTGGTTATATTGAAATCATTGATGCGAATGACAATGTACCCCAATGGATTGGTTTACCATATAAAGCATCGATTAGTGAATGTGAACAAGATTATCAGCAAGCATACAtcgatagtagtagtaataataataactataatatGTTTAGGTCACAAATATCATCACTTcgatatttatatacattaaaaGCTATGGATACTGATAGTGGGATATACGGACAAATAACTTATCGATTAGCGCAAGATAATAATTTCGAGTCTGCGAAAACTCACAATCACAAACCCAAA